The following proteins are encoded in a genomic region of Planococcus lenghuensis:
- a CDS encoding cytochrome c biogenesis CcdA family protein, producing the protein MTAELSLFLAFGAGFLSFISPCCLPLYPAFLSYITGMSVNELKNERGMMQQRAILHTIFFLLGFSAIFIALGFSTSLFSDWFIIYDDVIRQVGAIFIVFFGLVILGIFTPSFLMKDKKITFQNRPSGYFGTFIIGIAFAAGWTPCTGPITGAVYGLAATNPGAGVWYMLAYVLGFAIPFFVLSFFITRMDWVRRRSRTIMKVGGSVMIAVGVLLFFDGMTYLIRVMSPFFGGFQGL; encoded by the coding sequence TTGACTGCGGAGTTATCTTTATTTTTAGCGTTCGGCGCAGGGTTTTTAAGTTTCATCTCCCCTTGCTGTCTGCCGCTGTATCCAGCCTTTTTATCTTATATTACCGGCATGAGTGTCAATGAACTGAAAAACGAGCGCGGCATGATGCAGCAGCGGGCGATTTTGCATACGATTTTCTTTCTGCTTGGCTTTTCAGCAATTTTCATCGCACTCGGTTTTAGCACATCGCTCTTCAGTGATTGGTTCATCATTTATGATGATGTGATCCGCCAGGTCGGCGCGATTTTCATCGTGTTTTTCGGTCTTGTTATTTTGGGGATATTCACACCGAGCTTTCTAATGAAAGATAAGAAAATCACATTTCAGAACCGGCCATCCGGCTACTTCGGTACATTTATCATCGGAATCGCCTTTGCAGCAGGCTGGACGCCGTGCACAGGCCCGATCACCGGCGCTGTCTATGGACTGGCCGCAACCAATCCCGGGGCCGGTGTATGGTATATGCTTGCCTATGTGTTGGGATTTGCCATTCCATTTTTCGTTCTGTCGTTTTTTATCACCCGGATGGATTGGGTTCGCAGAAGAAGCAGAACCATCATGAAAGTAGGCGGAAGTGTCATGATCGCGGTCGGCGTCCTGCTGTTTTTTGATGGCATGACTTACCTGATCCGTGTCATGAGCCCATTTTTCGGCGGGTTCCAGGGATTGTAG
- a CDS encoding CcdC family protein — protein sequence MMLIATTVIALFMGTLLVVVRSKAAKYPVTAKKIILPPLFMSTGALMFVFPFFRVEPLQVLEAFAVGMLFSTVLIWTSSFEVRGDKIYMKQSKAFVFILIGLLVLRLIIKSIIGTSVDVGELSGMFWILAFGMILPWRIAMLWKYKKLENETKSAVPD from the coding sequence TTGATGCTGATTGCGACAACCGTCATCGCATTGTTCATGGGTACTCTGCTGGTTGTCGTCCGTTCAAAAGCAGCGAAGTATCCGGTCACGGCTAAAAAAATCATCTTACCGCCGCTGTTTATGTCGACGGGAGCGCTCATGTTTGTTTTTCCTTTTTTTCGGGTAGAACCGCTTCAGGTGCTTGAAGCATTCGCGGTCGGCATGCTGTTTTCGACTGTGCTGATCTGGACATCGAGTTTTGAAGTGCGCGGTGATAAAATTTATATGAAGCAGTCCAAGGCCTTTGTTTTTATTCTGATTGGGCTGCTCGTGCTGCGGCTGATCATCAAATCGATTATTGGCACATCAGTCGATGTGGGCGAGCTGAGCGGCATGTTTTGGATTTTGGCATTCGGCATGATTCTGCCGTGGCGGATCGCCATGCTGTGGAAATATAAAAAACTGGAAAATGAAACAAAAAGCGCTGTCCCGGATTAA
- a CDS encoding DUF2621 family protein: MVLEGPFLWFILFWTVVLITSFAIGGFFMFRKFLKKMPKQDGRSDMDWEEYYVDQTVHLWGEDDKQLLNELVQPVPDLFRPVAKQKIAGRIGQLVLAEKAKAVEHEHIIRGYILATPKRDHKFLRKKLNEMQIDAAPYEDYFQK; encoded by the coding sequence GTGGTATTAGAAGGACCGTTTCTTTGGTTTATCCTGTTTTGGACGGTTGTGCTGATCACTTCATTTGCCATCGGCGGTTTTTTCATGTTCCGGAAATTCCTGAAGAAGATGCCGAAGCAGGATGGCCGTTCGGACATGGACTGGGAAGAATATTATGTGGACCAGACGGTGCATTTATGGGGTGAAGATGACAAGCAATTGCTGAATGAGCTTGTGCAGCCGGTTCCGGATCTGTTCCGTCCGGTCGCCAAGCAGAAAATCGCCGGCCGGATCGGTCAACTTGTCCTGGCTGAAAAAGCAAAAGCGGTGGAGCATGAACACATTATTCGCGGCTATATTCTGGCCACCCCCAAGCGGGATCATAAATTCCTGCGCAAAAAGCTCAATGAAATGCAGATCGATGCCGCACCATACGAAGACTATTTCCAAAAATAA
- a CDS encoding DUF1659 domain-containing protein — translation MAVIEFNDAILRLTLDDGLDANGKPKKKVKAYRNASDTATPEGMSQSAQVLAGFGTKPLISVEKQTTHNIYA, via the coding sequence ATGGCAGTAATCGAATTCAACGATGCCATCCTCCGTCTGACACTTGACGACGGATTGGATGCGAACGGCAAGCCGAAAAAGAAAGTGAAAGCGTACCGCAATGCAAGTGACACAGCAACACCGGAAGGGATGTCCCAGTCCGCACAAGTACTGGCCGGATTTGGCACGAAACCGCTGATTTCAGTGGAAAAACAGACAACACATAACATTTACGCGTAA
- a CDS encoding DUF2922 domain-containing protein, with product MAKTLELSFESALGKEVTFSVEAPREDLTAAELKTGMDSIIALGVFAVEGSPFAVAKGARIVERNIQDYEI from the coding sequence ATGGCTAAAACGCTGGAACTGAGCTTTGAATCAGCACTCGGAAAAGAAGTGACCTTCTCGGTGGAAGCGCCCAGGGAGGATCTGACGGCAGCTGAATTGAAAACCGGCATGGATTCGATTATTGCACTCGGTGTCTTTGCTGTGGAAGGTTCCCCTTTTGCGGTGGCGAAAGGTGCCCGGATCGTCGAACGCAATATTCAGGATTACGAGATTTAA
- a CDS encoding YvrJ family protein, translating to MEEWMRLVQEVGFPIFVSFYLMHRVETKLQAIHDALLGLKAL from the coding sequence ATGGAAGAATGGATGCGGCTTGTCCAGGAAGTGGGTTTTCCGATTTTTGTATCATTTTATCTGATGCACCGGGTGGAAACGAAACTTCAGGCAATCCACGATGCATTGCTCGGTCTGAAGGCGCTGTGA
- a CDS encoding SCO family protein, with protein sequence MKRLMQTFGMSGAILIAGCSNSALEAEMNWEVQDFSYMDQRGEEVSLDSLEGTPWLAAFIFTSCETVCPPMTFNLTDIQGELEAKGIEDYKIVAFSVDPENDTPEQLQEYLSNYPVPDESKWHLLTGYSQEEVKALGAESFKTLVQNDPNSDQVVHGTTFYLVNGEGTVVKDYNGYQDVPVDMIAADLETLIEEQS encoded by the coding sequence ATGAAACGGCTGATGCAAACATTTGGGATGAGCGGGGCGATTTTGATCGCCGGCTGTTCGAACAGTGCATTGGAAGCGGAGATGAACTGGGAAGTGCAGGATTTCTCTTATATGGATCAGCGCGGGGAGGAAGTATCGCTCGACAGCCTGGAAGGAACACCTTGGCTTGCCGCTTTCATTTTTACGAGCTGCGAGACGGTCTGTCCGCCGATGACATTCAACCTGACAGATATCCAAGGAGAATTGGAAGCAAAAGGGATTGAAGACTATAAAATTGTCGCATTCAGCGTGGATCCGGAAAATGACACCCCGGAACAGCTGCAGGAATATTTATCGAATTACCCGGTGCCCGACGAGTCTAAATGGCATCTATTGACTGGTTATTCACAGGAAGAAGTGAAGGCACTCGGGGCTGAGTCATTTAAGACACTTGTCCAGAATGATCCGAACAGCGACCAGGTGGTTCATGGCACGACATTTTATCTTGTGAACGGGGAAGGAACAGTCGTGAAGGACTATAACGGCTATCAGGACGTACCCGTCGATATGATTGCGGCGGATTTGGAAACACTGATTGAAGAACAGAGCTGA
- the mscL gene encoding large conductance mechanosensitive channel protein MscL, with protein MWDDFKKFAVRGNVLDLAIAVVIGAAFSKIVTSLVEDLIVPLTGILLGGYSVADWAYRFGEAEDAALRYGEFFQAIIDFFIVTFSIFLVIRLFSKFKRKEEEPQEAGKEEPAVLDTKEELLTEIRDLLAKQKPGV; from the coding sequence ATGTGGGATGATTTTAAAAAATTTGCGGTAAGAGGGAATGTTCTCGACTTGGCCATCGCTGTCGTTATCGGTGCCGCTTTCAGCAAAATCGTGACGTCGCTCGTCGAAGACCTGATTGTGCCGCTCACTGGTATTCTGCTCGGCGGGTATAGTGTAGCCGACTGGGCTTACCGGTTCGGCGAAGCGGAAGACGCAGCACTGCGCTATGGAGAATTCTTTCAAGCCATCATTGATTTCTTCATAGTCACGTTTTCAATTTTCCTGGTCATCCGGCTGTTCAGCAAATTCAAACGCAAAGAAGAAGAGCCGCAGGAAGCCGGTAAAGAAGAACCTGCCGTTCTTGATACGAAAGAAGAACTTCTCACAGAAATCCGCGATTTACTGGCAAAGCAAAAACCCGGTGTTTAA
- a CDS encoding lytic transglycosylase domain-containing protein — MKKNKQQRRMNWTRVWVAGLLAPVTFVFLTLLVVVYAEELEFPQVIEERTQQLFDVPVPEANIPLYKEAADAYGIPWTLLAAHHRVETRFSKMDPLISPVGAEGHMQFMPCTFVGWSHPTCGGLGEGAIEDGEKTDPAVIHQYGGYGVDGDGDGIADPFNLTDAMYSAANYLAANGAAEGDLERAVFNYNHSDEYVRKVLSFYEKYEQQLTGN; from the coding sequence ATGAAAAAGAACAAACAACAGAGACGGATGAACTGGACGAGAGTCTGGGTCGCGGGACTTCTCGCTCCCGTTACATTCGTCTTCCTGACCCTGCTGGTGGTCGTCTATGCCGAGGAGCTGGAATTTCCTCAGGTGATTGAAGAACGCACCCAGCAATTGTTCGATGTGCCGGTACCGGAAGCAAATATCCCGCTGTATAAAGAAGCGGCGGATGCTTACGGGATCCCATGGACGTTGCTCGCTGCCCATCACCGGGTGGAAACCCGCTTTTCAAAGATGGACCCGCTCATATCACCAGTAGGGGCAGAGGGCCATATGCAATTCATGCCCTGTACGTTCGTGGGCTGGAGCCATCCGACTTGCGGCGGTCTCGGTGAAGGCGCAATCGAAGACGGGGAAAAGACGGATCCGGCTGTTATTCACCAATATGGCGGATATGGAGTCGATGGAGACGGGGACGGCATTGCCGATCCGTTTAATCTGACGGATGCCATGTACAGCGCCGCCAATTATCTTGCAGCAAATGGAGCCGCAGAGGGAGACCTGGAGAGGGCGGTTTTCAACTATAATCACAGTGATGAATATGTCCGGAAAGTGCTGTCATTCTATGAAAAGTATGAACAGCAGCTGACTGGAAACTGA
- a CDS encoding GlsB/YeaQ/YmgE family stress response membrane protein: MEFILYLIVGGIIGWLAGLILGKDIPGGVIGNILAGIIGAWIGGAIFGDWGPEIWGVYVIPALIGALILVFIVSLVLGSMGNRRRSRT, encoded by the coding sequence GTGGAGTTCATTCTTTATCTTATCGTGGGCGGCATTATTGGTTGGCTGGCCGGTCTGATTCTCGGAAAAGACATCCCGGGCGGCGTGATCGGCAATATCCTTGCCGGTATCATCGGCGCTTGGATCGGCGGCGCCATCTTTGGAGACTGGGGACCCGAAATTTGGGGTGTTTATGTGATTCCCGCTCTGATCGGTGCATTGATTCTGGTCTTTATTGTAAGTCTGGTTCTCGGGTCAATGGGTAACCGCCGCAGAAGCCGCACTTGA
- the gltB gene encoding glutamate synthase large subunit, giving the protein MNKREYPVRQGLYDPEHEHEACGIGMIASVNGEQSHEIVQNAINILCNLEHRGGQSADTSTGDGAGILTQIPHRFFKKQCEKEGIVLPDAGRYGIGMVFMPQDYNLRMETKEIVQRIIEEEGQECLGWRPVPLNDSFVGQVARGTRPVIRQVFVKAADGLMDPTDLERKLYVIRKRIENEVAGREAFRDVYFCSLSAMTIVYKGMLIPEQLDSFYIDLNHPEFKSALALVHSRFSTNTFPSWQRSHPNRYSIHNGEFNTLRGNVNWMRARQALSSSPHFSREDLDKLLPVIDESGSDSSMFDNCFEFLHLSGRSLAHTAMMMVPEPWVNDPLIKQEKRDFYEYHSTLMEPWDGPAALVMTNGRQIVACLDRNGLRPARYYVTKSGMIVLGSEVGALDIFSDDIIYKERLHPGKMLLIDLEEGKIVPDEEIKMQVATELPYKDWIASHMMDLEDLPAAEDASAPIDSEELLDQHLAFGYTMEEVQQIVRPLAWDKKDPVGSMGYDSPLAVLSHKPQLLYSYFKQLFAQVTNPPIDAIREQIVTATRTTIGREGNLVEPSMESCRHIRLETPILTNEQLETLRSHPVDDFKAITLPILFRANGGAEAMEQALEALFARADRAYKDGAVLLVLSDRGVNKKYAAIPALLAVSGLHHHLIRKGTRTKVSILLESAEPREVHHFAALIGYGAEGINPYLALRTVEELVKNGDLPGEDETEAKESYIQASTDGIVKVLSKMGISTVQSYRGAQIFEAVGIHQDVIDKYFTRTSSRIGGIGLDIIAAEVLARHEEAFPERPRVRQALKSGDEYQYRANGDSHSYNPMTIHTLQQACRTDNFETFKKYSRLLTDEKANLQSLRGLLAFKQRQPVPIEEVEPIEAITARFKTGAMSYGSISEEAHEALAIAMNRIGGKSNSGEGGENSARFEPDENGDSRRSAIKQVASGRFGVTSHYLVNADEIQIKVAQGAKPGEGGHLPGKKVYPWIAEVRGSTPGVELISPPPHHDIYSIEDLAELIFNLKNANPKARISVKLVSAVGVGTIATGVAKGRADLVLISGYDGGTGAAPKTSLKNTGLPWEIGLAETHQTLMLNGLRDRIVVETDGKMMTGRDVVVASLLGAEEFGFATAPLVVLGCVMMRVCHLDTCPVGIATQNPELRKKYGGDPEHVVNFMRFIAMEVRELMAELGFRTVDEMIGRTDVLEVNEAVDHWKTKGLDLSALLYQPELPPSVGRHAMIQQDHNLEQTLDYQELLPRCENAIETGEPVEVMYAIRNIHRAAGSMIGSAISRKYGAEGLPEDTIKLNFAGSAGQSFGAFIPKGMTMRLTGDSNDFVGKGLSGGKIIVHPASDSTFIPEKNIIIGNVSFYGASAGEAYIYGLAGERFAVRNSGADVVVEGIGDHGCEYMTGGRVVVLGPTGKNFAAGMSGGVAYVLDEFDTFSNYCNQELVHLQPLADPAEIAGLKEMIEKHADYTGSNNAKRILEHWEIFTTKFVRVIPKAYLEINERISTLQKGGMDKSAAEMIAFEESKLAKAGK; this is encoded by the coding sequence ATGAATAAGCGAGAATACCCGGTACGTCAAGGGCTATATGACCCGGAACATGAACATGAGGCATGTGGCATCGGCATGATAGCCTCAGTTAACGGAGAGCAGTCCCATGAGATTGTTCAGAACGCTATAAACATTTTATGCAATTTAGAACATCGTGGCGGCCAGTCTGCCGATACGAGCACCGGGGACGGGGCTGGAATTCTGACACAGATCCCGCACCGCTTTTTCAAGAAGCAGTGTGAAAAAGAAGGGATTGTGCTGCCGGACGCCGGGCGCTACGGCATTGGCATGGTGTTTATGCCGCAGGATTATAATCTGCGGATGGAAACAAAAGAAATCGTCCAGCGCATTATTGAAGAAGAAGGCCAGGAATGTCTCGGCTGGCGGCCGGTGCCGCTCAATGATTCGTTTGTCGGGCAAGTGGCCCGCGGCACCCGCCCGGTCATCCGGCAAGTCTTCGTTAAAGCGGCTGATGGCCTGATGGATCCGACTGATCTGGAACGCAAGCTGTATGTGATTCGAAAGCGCATTGAAAACGAAGTGGCTGGACGGGAAGCGTTCAGAGATGTCTATTTCTGCAGCTTGTCGGCAATGACGATTGTCTATAAGGGGATGCTGATTCCTGAACAGCTCGATTCGTTCTATATTGACCTCAACCACCCCGAATTCAAATCGGCGCTGGCACTTGTCCACTCTCGTTTCAGCACAAATACTTTTCCGAGCTGGCAGCGGTCTCACCCAAATCGCTACTCGATCCACAATGGCGAATTCAATACGCTGCGCGGAAATGTCAATTGGATGCGCGCGCGTCAGGCACTCAGCAGTTCGCCGCATTTCAGCCGGGAAGATCTGGATAAACTGCTGCCTGTCATCGATGAAAGCGGAAGCGATTCATCAATGTTTGATAATTGTTTTGAATTTCTGCACTTATCCGGGCGCTCGCTTGCTCATACAGCGATGATGATGGTGCCTGAGCCATGGGTGAACGACCCGCTCATCAAACAGGAAAAACGGGATTTTTATGAGTACCACAGCACATTGATGGAACCATGGGACGGTCCGGCTGCACTGGTCATGACCAACGGGCGTCAAATTGTCGCTTGTCTTGACCGCAACGGACTCCGCCCGGCCCGTTATTATGTGACGAAAAGCGGCATGATTGTCCTCGGTTCCGAAGTCGGCGCATTGGATATTTTCTCGGATGACATCATCTACAAGGAACGGCTGCATCCCGGAAAAATGCTGCTTATTGACCTCGAAGAAGGAAAAATCGTTCCCGATGAAGAGATTAAGATGCAAGTGGCAACTGAACTGCCATATAAGGACTGGATTGCGAGCCATATGATGGATCTTGAAGATCTGCCGGCTGCAGAAGATGCTTCTGCCCCGATTGACAGTGAGGAATTACTGGATCAGCACCTCGCCTTCGGCTATACGATGGAAGAAGTGCAGCAGATTGTCCGGCCGCTTGCCTGGGATAAAAAAGACCCGGTCGGCTCCATGGGCTATGATTCGCCGCTTGCGGTTCTGTCGCATAAGCCGCAGCTTTTATACAGTTATTTCAAACAATTATTCGCCCAAGTGACGAACCCGCCGATCGATGCGATCCGGGAACAGATTGTCACTGCGACCCGCACGACCATCGGACGGGAAGGGAATCTTGTGGAACCGTCCATGGAGAGCTGCCGTCACATCCGGCTGGAAACGCCGATTTTGACAAATGAACAGCTGGAAACATTACGGAGCCACCCTGTGGATGACTTCAAAGCTATCACATTGCCGATTTTGTTCCGCGCAAACGGCGGTGCAGAAGCGATGGAGCAGGCACTCGAAGCGTTATTCGCACGGGCAGACCGGGCATATAAGGACGGTGCAGTGCTGCTTGTTCTTTCTGACAGAGGCGTAAATAAGAAATATGCGGCAATTCCGGCTTTGCTCGCTGTATCCGGACTTCACCATCACCTGATCCGCAAAGGCACCCGGACGAAAGTAAGCATTCTCCTCGAGTCTGCAGAACCGAGAGAAGTGCATCATTTCGCTGCACTGATCGGGTATGGGGCAGAAGGGATCAATCCATATCTCGCGCTTCGCACGGTGGAAGAACTCGTTAAAAATGGCGATCTTCCAGGTGAAGATGAAACAGAAGCGAAGGAAAGCTATATCCAGGCTTCAACCGACGGCATCGTAAAAGTGCTGTCGAAGATGGGCATTTCCACCGTTCAGAGCTACCGGGGCGCCCAGATTTTTGAAGCGGTCGGCATCCATCAGGATGTTATCGATAAATACTTCACTCGCACATCATCACGCATCGGGGGAATCGGCCTGGATATCATTGCGGCAGAAGTACTGGCCCGCCATGAGGAAGCATTTCCGGAGCGCCCGCGTGTCAGACAGGCATTAAAGTCCGGTGATGAGTATCAGTACCGGGCAAACGGCGACAGCCATTCGTATAATCCGATGACCATCCATACGCTGCAGCAGGCCTGCCGGACGGATAATTTTGAGACCTTCAAGAAATATTCCCGTCTGCTGACAGATGAAAAAGCGAACCTGCAATCACTTCGGGGACTGCTGGCATTCAAACAGCGACAACCGGTACCGATTGAGGAAGTGGAACCGATCGAAGCGATCACGGCCCGCTTCAAGACCGGAGCCATGTCTTACGGTTCAATCAGCGAAGAAGCGCATGAAGCGCTCGCAATTGCCATGAACCGCATCGGCGGCAAAAGTAATTCCGGCGAAGGCGGCGAAAATTCGGCCCGTTTCGAGCCGGATGAAAACGGCGACAGCCGCCGAAGCGCGATCAAGCAAGTCGCGTCCGGCCGGTTCGGTGTGACAAGCCATTATTTGGTGAATGCCGATGAAATTCAGATTAAAGTTGCCCAAGGGGCAAAACCGGGCGAAGGCGGTCATTTGCCGGGCAAGAAAGTGTATCCGTGGATTGCAGAGGTCCGTGGTTCCACACCGGGCGTGGAATTGATTTCACCGCCGCCTCACCACGATATCTATTCGATTGAAGATTTGGCTGAACTGATTTTCAACCTTAAAAATGCCAATCCGAAAGCGCGGATCAGCGTCAAACTCGTTTCCGCTGTCGGAGTTGGAACCATTGCAACCGGCGTTGCAAAAGGACGGGCCGATCTCGTGCTGATCAGCGGTTATGACGGCGGTACAGGGGCAGCACCGAAAACGAGCCTGAAAAACACCGGACTGCCATGGGAAATCGGATTGGCGGAAACGCATCAAACGCTGATGCTGAACGGGCTCCGCGACCGCATTGTCGTTGAAACCGATGGCAAGATGATGACTGGCCGCGATGTGGTCGTCGCTTCACTGCTCGGTGCAGAAGAATTTGGATTCGCGACTGCGCCGCTTGTTGTGCTCGGCTGTGTCATGATGCGGGTGTGTCACTTGGATACCTGCCCGGTCGGCATTGCCACCCAAAATCCGGAACTCCGGAAAAAATACGGGGGAGATCCGGAACATGTCGTGAACTTCATGCGCTTTATTGCAATGGAAGTACGCGAACTGATGGCAGAACTCGGATTCCGGACAGTTGACGAAATGATCGGCCGGACCGATGTGCTGGAAGTCAACGAAGCGGTCGATCACTGGAAGACGAAAGGGCTTGATTTGTCTGCCCTTCTGTACCAGCCTGAACTGCCGCCATCCGTCGGGCGCCATGCCATGATTCAGCAGGATCATAACCTTGAGCAGACGCTGGATTATCAGGAATTGCTGCCGCGGTGTGAAAATGCGATTGAAACAGGCGAACCGGTGGAAGTGATGTATGCAATCCGCAATATCCACCGGGCGGCGGGCAGCATGATTGGCAGTGCCATTTCCCGTAAGTACGGGGCTGAGGGGCTGCCGGAAGATACGATTAAACTCAATTTTGCCGGATCCGCCGGCCAAAGTTTCGGAGCGTTCATTCCGAAGGGGATGACAATGCGCCTGACGGGAGATTCCAATGACTTTGTCGGCAAGGGGCTCTCAGGCGGTAAAATCATTGTGCACCCGGCAAGTGATTCAACATTCATTCCGGAGAAAAACATCATTATCGGCAACGTATCATTCTATGGCGCGTCCGCCGGCGAAGCTTATATTTATGGGCTTGCGGGAGAACGGTTTGCTGTCCGTAACAGCGGGGCAGATGTGGTGGTTGAAGGAATCGGTGATCACGGGTGCGAATATATGACGGGCGGCCGAGTTGTTGTGCTTGGACCGACTGGCAAGAACTTTGCGGCCGGTATGTCCGGAGGCGTGGCTTATGTGCTGGATGAGTTTGATACATTCTCGAATTACTGCAATCAGGAACTCGTCCACTTGCAGCCGCTTGCAGACCCGGCAGAAATCGCAGGGCTTAAAGAGATGATTGAGAAACACGCAGACTATACAGGCAGCAATAACGCCAAACGGATTTTGGAGCAT